A DNA window from Hippea jasoniae contains the following coding sequences:
- a CDS encoding hybrid sensor histidine kinase/response regulator → MSENMDDMQEIIQDFLVEADELLEELDEDLVRLENESEDEELLNKIFRAFHTIKGSASFLGFEKLTHLTHRLEDVLNRLRKFEIKLNSEMMDAILAGVDKAKMIIEAIKDGSDPEAIDIEDNIAQLQKFLSDDYSGEAESKQQQEETDELTEEELIKAQEEEIKEEEAEEAEEQPKEESKKSKDDIDVEIERLLQWRMEEDKKRRMQKQQQNKEKPKGEEPKEEPPQQETQKPQTQTKQVATKKAKPVIEQTIRVDVQRLDDLMNLVGELVLGKNRLVSVASKAEEKFGGDEIVEELGEVASQITLVTTDLQMGVMKTRMVQIGKVFNKFPRVVRDISRELNKEVELVIKGAETELDKSVVEEINDPLVHIVRNAIDHGIEPPEERKKLGKPAKGKVILSAYHEGNYIVIETSDDGRGMDPEKLKKKALEKGLITETEARQMSKEEAYALIFKPGFSTAAQVTNISGRGVGMDVVKTNVEKLNGIIEVKSEIGKGTTIILKIPLTLAIIQALLVKVTKEYFAIPLVSVVETVRITKEDVNKVENKDVLRLRDNIIPLVYLGDTLGIGRNKRTLDGKEIYVVVVAVAEKRIGLVVDELIGREEIVIKSLGNYLTNIKGISGATIMGDGSVTLILDVANVINEASLINTNLEDHLIDYYQKEKPVALVALLDDEIRKQLKKYLTDKGYDVVFASTDKEALDKACEHIADLIIVDIGIYINDGYNLAKTLRTMPAYKTVPIVALSTDGTFDKEKIKESKITKLIFTPLTDEELDEMLVAISKKNILVA, encoded by the coding sequence ATGAGTGAGAATATGGATGATATGCAGGAGATAATCCAGGATTTTTTGGTTGAAGCTGATGAGCTTTTAGAGGAGTTGGATGAGGATTTGGTTAGACTTGAAAATGAAAGCGAAGATGAGGAGCTTTTAAACAAGATCTTCAGGGCTTTTCATACTATCAAGGGCTCTGCAAGTTTTTTGGGATTTGAAAAGCTCACTCATCTTACCCACAGGCTTGAGGATGTTTTAAACAGACTAAGGAAGTTTGAAATCAAACTCAACAGTGAAATGATGGATGCAATATTAGCTGGTGTTGATAAGGCAAAGATGATTATTGAGGCCATTAAAGATGGCTCAGATCCAGAGGCTATCGATATCGAAGATAATATCGCTCAGCTACAAAAATTTTTATCAGATGATTACTCGGGTGAAGCCGAATCAAAGCAACAACAGGAAGAAACCGATGAATTAACTGAGGAAGAACTTATTAAAGCTCAGGAGGAAGAGATAAAAGAGGAAGAGGCGGAAGAGGCTGAAGAACAGCCTAAAGAGGAATCCAAAAAATCAAAAGATGATATAGATGTAGAGATAGAAAGATTGCTGCAGTGGAGAATGGAGGAAGATAAGAAACGCAGAATGCAAAAACAGCAGCAAAATAAAGAGAAACCCAAAGGGGAAGAACCCAAAGAAGAACCTCCCCAACAGGAGACTCAAAAGCCTCAAACACAGACAAAGCAGGTGGCAACCAAAAAAGCAAAACCGGTTATTGAACAAACCATCAGGGTGGATGTGCAAAGGCTTGATGATTTAATGAACCTTGTGGGTGAGCTTGTTTTAGGAAAAAACAGGCTTGTTAGCGTGGCTTCGAAGGCTGAGGAGAAGTTTGGCGGCGATGAAATTGTGGAGGAATTAGGTGAAGTTGCAAGTCAGATTACACTTGTAACAACCGATCTGCAGATGGGCGTTATGAAAACAAGAATGGTTCAGATAGGCAAGGTTTTCAACAAATTCCCACGTGTGGTAAGAGATATATCAAGAGAGCTTAATAAAGAGGTTGAGTTAGTTATAAAAGGTGCAGAGACGGAGCTTGACAAAAGCGTTGTTGAAGAGATTAACGATCCGCTTGTTCATATTGTTAGAAATGCAATAGACCATGGCATAGAGCCACCAGAGGAGAGAAAAAAGCTTGGAAAACCAGCCAAGGGTAAGGTTATTTTATCTGCTTATCATGAAGGAAACTACATTGTTATAGAAACAAGTGATGATGGAAGGGGAATGGATCCTGAAAAACTCAAGAAAAAGGCACTTGAGAAAGGCTTAATAACAGAGACTGAAGCTCGCCAGATGAGCAAGGAAGAGGCTTATGCATTAATCTTTAAGCCAGGTTTTTCAACAGCTGCTCAGGTTACCAACATCTCAGGTAGAGGCGTTGGTATGGATGTGGTGAAAACAAATGTAGAAAAACTAAACGGTATTATTGAGGTTAAATCAGAAATCGGTAAAGGTACAACCATTATTTTAAAGATTCCGTTGACGCTGGCTATTATTCAAGCTTTACTGGTTAAGGTTACAAAAGAGTATTTTGCCATACCGCTTGTTAGTGTTGTTGAGACCGTTAGAATCACAAAAGAGGATGTTAATAAGGTTGAAAATAAAGATGTATTGAGACTCAGAGATAATATTATTCCACTTGTATATCTAGGTGATACTTTGGGTATAGGTAGAAATAAAAGAACGCTGGACGGAAAAGAGATATACGTTGTAGTTGTTGCGGTTGCAGAAAAACGCATAGGTCTTGTTGTGGATGAGCTTATAGGAAGAGAAGAGATTGTTATTAAATCTCTTGGTAACTATTTGACCAATATAAAGGGTATCAGTGGCGCTACAATAATGGGTGATGGTTCTGTAACCTTAATTTTGGATGTAGCAAATGTTATAAACGAGGCTTCGCTGATCAATACAAATTTAGAAGATCATTTAATAGATTACTATCAAAAGGAGAAACCGGTAGCGCTTGTCGCTTTGTTGGATGATGAAATCAGAAAACAGCTTAAAAAATATCTCACAGATAAAGGATATGATGTTGTTTTTGCAAGCACCGACAAAGAGGCTCTGGATAAAGCATGCGAACATATAGCAGATTTAATTATAGTTGATATTGGAATATATATAAATGATGGATATAACCTTGCAAAAACTTTAAGAACGATGCCTGCATATAAAACAGTTCCGATTGTTGCACTCTCCACCGATGGAACATTTGATAAGGAGAAGATTAAGGAATCCAAAATTACAAAACTGATATTTACACCTTTGACTGATGAGGAGTTGGATGAGATGTTAGTGGCAATTTCAAAGAAAAATATACTTGTAGCCTGA
- a CDS encoding chemotaxis protein CheW has translation MVAKDVDLFDKSLALNEELEEELVKGGKKTGTIIVKEEYEQVVGFILHSELYGIDILDVEEIIKPVDYTYVPNTKPFVVGVINLRGKIIPVVDLRLKFGFAAKPINVDTRIIIISHEEYNVGFVVDKIEKVYYVEKKAIEPTPPNIPPNIEKYVKGVGKMPKKIITLLNIEELLKEGGSLTSKTSKQLEVVDNG, from the coding sequence ATGGTTGCAAAAGATGTTGATCTTTTTGATAAAAGCCTTGCGTTAAATGAAGAATTGGAAGAAGAACTCGTTAAAGGTGGTAAAAAAACAGGAACCATTATAGTTAAAGAAGAGTATGAACAGGTTGTGGGTTTTATATTGCACAGCGAGCTATATGGGATTGATATTCTTGATGTAGAGGAGATTATTAAACCGGTTGATTATACTTATGTTCCCAACACAAAACCATTTGTAGTAGGTGTGATAAATTTAAGAGGAAAAATCATACCGGTTGTTGATTTGAGGTTAAAGTTTGGTTTTGCGGCAAAACCCATTAATGTCGACACAAGAATTATTATCATTTCACATGAGGAATACAATGTGGGGTTTGTGGTTGATAAGATAGAAAAGGTTTATTATGTTGAGAAAAAGGCTATTGAGCCGACTCCACCCAACATACCGCCCAATATTGAAAAATATGTAAAAGGTGTTGGCAAGATGCCAAAAAAAATTATAACATTGCTGAATATTGAGGAGCTTCTAAAGGAGGGTGGAAGTTTAACCTCTAAAACATCAAAACAATTGGAGGTTGTAGATAATGGATGA
- a CDS encoding HAMP domain-containing protein, which yields MIKKLSTKVLVYTTIIVLITMIVYTISSVLTIMALKKYSVTKVEKTFKENADENLEKEVTSYARILKENMDAKKSISFLFGEIIESAINKNDSNVLEDVYNKMNNILDLRLVAVFDSNSRLIDSFPKFEPTEVLGRYVKGLGKSNTISKVSYFDFHLNKDNSVSYTFVYCGRDSKRRPLYVAFDYNPYSVYSLIKTAQLEPYSQKYLWVINKRGVLIFDPPTKEHPLITLIDHVDLTDPKNGKELAYIVKNEILKGKTGIARYVFRGVDKFVGYTYIKELGWGLGLTLPTEIFYKPIKALSKDIDDRTMYTLALFGLISSLIILFTIVSTYLIAKKVVDPINRTYEAIEALLNGDYSKRLPDSDSEELSKLSKAVNKLIDFFEKNRNREDRR from the coding sequence ATGATAAAGAAGCTTTCTACCAAGGTTCTTGTGTATACAACAATCATAGTTTTGATTACAATGATTGTTTATACCATTAGTTCTGTTTTGACAATTATGGCTCTGAAAAAATACAGCGTTACCAAAGTCGAAAAAACATTCAAGGAAAATGCAGATGAAAACTTAGAAAAGGAAGTAACATCCTATGCCCGCATTTTAAAGGAAAATATGGACGCAAAGAAAAGCATCTCTTTTTTATTTGGTGAAATTATAGAGTCTGCAATAAACAAAAACGATAGTAATGTGTTGGAAGATGTTTATAATAAGATGAATAATATTTTAGACTTAAGATTGGTAGCTGTTTTTGATTCAAATTCAAGATTAATTGATAGTTTTCCAAAATTCGAACCTACCGAGGTGTTGGGTAGGTATGTGAAAGGATTAGGTAAGAGTAATACCATTTCTAAAGTCAGCTATTTTGATTTCCATCTAAACAAAGACAATAGTGTTTCATATACATTTGTGTATTGCGGTAGAGATAGCAAAAGAAGGCCGCTGTATGTTGCCTTTGATTACAACCCCTATTCGGTTTATTCGCTAATTAAGACTGCTCAGCTTGAGCCGTATTCTCAGAAGTATTTGTGGGTGATTAACAAAAGAGGTGTTTTAATTTTCGATCCACCAACGAAGGAGCATCCTTTAATAACACTCATAGATCATGTTGACTTAACCGACCCCAAAAACGGTAAGGAGCTTGCATACATTGTTAAAAATGAAATATTGAAAGGAAAGACCGGCATTGCAAGGTATGTATTCAGGGGTGTTGATAAGTTTGTAGGCTACACATATATAAAAGAGCTTGGTTGGGGATTGGGTTTAACACTGCCAACAGAGATATTCTACAAACCGATCAAAGCTTTAAGTAAAGATATAGACGACCGCACTATGTATACATTGGCTTTATTTGGTCTTATCAGTTCTTTGATAATTTTATTTACCATTGTCTCGACATATCTGATTGCAAAAAAGGTGGTTGACCCTATAAACAGAACATACGAAGCTATTGAAGCTTTACTAAACGGTGATTATTCAAAAAGACTACCTGATTCTGATAGTGAGGAGTTATCAAAATTGTCAAAAGCTGTTAATAAACTTATAGATTTCTTTGAAAAAAACAGAAATAGGGAGGATAGGCGATGA
- a CDS encoding chemotaxis protein has product MDEKREDKIDILQVGTNQMELVDFRMYELRENGEIYEGIYGINIAKVKEIIKYPNLIKIPSKDSLIEGVYNLRGEVIPIVSLAKWLGINEPPDIKTKKVIITIFNNITVGFIVHDAKRIRRISWRFVKPPSEVLVHQYGNKIVGTINLDEEHVMIILDFESICEELGVFSEEDIKRIRDTAISGAKEKKKKAKILIADDSSTARKIIKTAVEPIAEKIIEVKDGQEAWDLLNKLYEDTNGKIEEAVDIIITDVEMPNMDGYRFTKLVKEDDRFRKIPVIMNTSLSGNANIQKAKEVGVDDFCTKFIAEEFTSAVLKHL; this is encoded by the coding sequence ATGGATGAAAAAAGAGAGGATAAAATCGATATACTGCAGGTTGGCACCAATCAGATGGAGCTTGTTGACTTCAGGATGTATGAATTGAGGGAAAACGGTGAAATCTATGAGGGTATCTATGGTATCAATATAGCAAAGGTAAAAGAGATTATTAAATATCCAAACCTCATCAAGATTCCTTCAAAGGATTCACTTATCGAGGGTGTTTATAATTTAAGGGGTGAGGTTATACCTATTGTTAGCCTTGCAAAATGGCTGGGTATCAACGAGCCACCGGATATTAAAACAAAAAAGGTAATCATTACGATATTCAACAATATTACTGTAGGATTTATTGTACATGATGCAAAGCGAATAAGAAGAATCTCGTGGAGATTTGTTAAGCCACCAAGTGAAGTACTTGTACATCAATACGGTAATAAAATTGTGGGGACGATTAATCTTGATGAAGAGCATGTTATGATTATTCTTGATTTTGAAAGCATCTGTGAGGAGCTTGGTGTATTCTCTGAGGAAGATATTAAGCGCATAAGGGATACGGCAATAAGTGGAGCAAAAGAAAAGAAGAAAAAAGCAAAAATACTTATTGCAGATGATTCATCAACGGCAAGGAAGATTATTAAAACAGCCGTTGAGCCTATTGCTGAGAAGATTATAGAGGTAAAAGATGGTCAAGAGGCATGGGATCTTTTGAATAAATTGTATGAGGATACAAACGGTAAGATAGAAGAAGCTGTTGACATAATTATTACGGATGTTGAGATGCCCAATATGGATGGTTATAGATTTACAAAGTTGGTTAAAGAGGATGATCGTTTTAGAAAAATTCCTGTGATTATGAATACATCACTTTCTGGCAATGCCAATATTCAAAAGGCTAAAGAGGTTGGCGTTGACGACTTTTGCACGAAATTTATTGCCGAAGAATTTACCTCAGCTGTATTAAAACATCTCTAA